Proteins encoded by one window of Sulfolobales archaeon:
- a CDS encoding DUF2095 family protein, translating into MEWDREKFRKMFPNLYKEIEGEVRSIRLKDLYRDPWRGYQPSPEDFITRARDQREAEEVIDYLERVGEITREKASELREKLRREGIQAFGEKRTPGYYFRKAEEKLREELDVGGEESRDMHS; encoded by the coding sequence ATGGAGTGGGATAGAGAGAAGTTCAGGAAGATGTTTCCAAATCTCTACAAGGAGATAGAGGGTGAGGTTCGAAGCATAAGGCTAAAGGATCTATATAGAGATCCTTGGAGAGGCTATCAACCATCACCAGAGGACTTCATAACAAGGGCAAGGGATCAGAGGGAAGCTGAGGAGGTCATAGACTATCTAGAAAGAGTAGGGGAAATCACTAGGGAGAAGGCTTCAGAGCTAAGGGAAAAGCTAAGGAGAGAGGGGATACAGGCATTTGGTGAGAAGAGAACACCTGGATACTACTTTAGAAAAGCTGAGGAAAAGCTGAGAGAGGAGCTAGATGTTGGGGGAGAAGAGTCGCGGGATATGCATAGTTGA